From the Glandiceps talaboti chromosome 12, keGlaTala1.1, whole genome shotgun sequence genome, one window contains:
- the LOC144443111 gene encoding uncharacterized protein LOC144443111: MPNARILSPNDPRIKDSEKYKQWKADKEKKLVAEKKREKERKEAEEKHKEEVAEQRKEDFDHYSMIRDFELLVEHLVRKAVDISEKRYKERQERDRKEMVEEVMTNWNQKKQEEDKKEKKAQHKNKMVKDFLEQSQLLHELKENHQKVMDDGWNFQKWFDHELELREHNLMRYMEDEQGERSKRQPRKDRQTASAMTSRTADGFYTSWSDDRRLIRKLKKTVAVGTQDIDHEKGHCQNDPFSD, encoded by the exons A TGCCGAATGCGAGAATTCTAAGTCCGAATGATCCCAGGATCAAAGATAgtgaaaaatataaacaatggaAGGCcgacaaagaaaagaaattggtggctgagaaaaaaagagaaaaagaacgTAAAGAAGCTGAAGAAAAACACAAGGAAGAGGTTGCCGAGCAACGAAAAGAGGATTTTGATCACTACTCAATGATACGAGACTTTGAACTTCTTGTAGAGCATCTTGTAAGGAAGGCAGTTGATATTTCAGAAAAGAGATACAAAGAAAGACAAGAGAGAGACAGGAAAGAAATGGTAGAAGAAGTTATGACGAATTGGAATCAAAAGAAACAAGAGGAAGATAAAAAGGAGAAGAAGGCACAGCACAAGAATAAGATGGTCAAAGATTTCTTGGAACAGAGCCAACTTTTGCATGAACTCAAAGAAAATCACCAAAAGGTGATGGACGATGGTTGGAATTTTCAAAAATGGTTTGACCATGAACTTGAACTACGTGAGCACAACCTAATGCGTTACATGGAAGACGAACAAGGAGAAAGATCAAAGAGACAACCAAGAAAAGATAGACAAACTGCTAGTGCAA TGACATCGAGAACAGCAGATGGATTTTATACATCATGGAGTGACGACCGAAGACTAATACGGAAACTTAAAAAGACCGTGGCTGTAGGAACTCAAGACATCGACCATGAGAAAGGTCATTGTCAAAATGACCCCTTCTCGGACTAA
- the LOC144442896 gene encoding cyclic GMP-AMP synthase-like produces MSGAYKNSVVKTTKGMKKPKVKFGAVNGEMAKKKGKSGLLLPKWDQSDSEDEGFLADFKHSEFLRTKLDECYDRKVNIPDNELQEFNQTFQDIFNSLLPKIQRNTSRTRCLDPIYVGSSVDGLMVKPCIHYDVHIPICVVGRMNVEYAGPGLVKLRIPPVPSGKAKEDKWQGWRSPDNYLSPILANQMMYKFVLQWMSMRDLPDVTVDDYEPGGIVRICVGTDITIDITPMIDLKRKEDPYPYTAKPFRYEREPESEYHWRISCFEREKQLLQTINRADGGYRFKAVKILKALRHDDEALRHLTTYHMKTMLLHLCDGQIDMFKWQKQNTDCCFLLLLEKLLEAVQNRHLCHFVLEDVDLFDNIPEETMTTICNRLKILCSREKELGRLLDK; encoded by the exons ATGAGTGGAGCCTATAAGAACAGTGTCGTGAAAACAACGAAGGGCATGAAGAAACCAAAGGTGAAGTTTGGTGCAGTAAACGGAGAAATGGCGAAAAAGAAAG GGAAATCGGGTTTACTCCTTCCAAAATGGGACCAGTCTGATTCCGAAGATGAAGGATTCTTGGCCGACTTCAAACATTCCGAATTTTTACGAACAAAGCTAGACGAGTGTTATGATCGCAAAGTTAATATTCCAGACAACGAACTTCAAGAATtcaatcaaacatttcaagataTCTTCAACAGTTTGCTGCCTAAAATCCAAAGAAACACTTCTCGTACTCGTTGTCTTGATCCAATATATGTCGGCAGCTCGGTTGATGGTTTAATGGTGAAGCCATGTATTCACTATGATGTCCACATACCCATATGTGTGGTAGGTCGCATGAATGTGGAATACGCAGGACCAGGTCTGGTGAAACTCCGAATACCGCCCGTGCCTTCGGGGAAAGCGAAAGAAGATAAATGGCAAGGATGGCGTTCACCTGATAATTACTTATCCCCAATCTTAGCCAATCAGATGATGTATAAATTTGTACTACAGTGGATGAGCATGCGCGACTTGCCAGATGTAACAGTTGACGATTACGAACCAGGTGGTATTGTTCGCATTTGTGTTGGCACCGATATTACCATTGATATTACTCCGATGATTGATTTGAAACGTAAAGAAGACCCGTATCCATATACAGCCAAACCGTTCAGATACGAACGGGAACCCGAATCTGAATATCATTGGAGAATTTCGTGTTTCGAAAGAGAGAAGCAGTTGCTGCAAACCATTAACAGGGCCGACGGAGGATACCGTTTTAAGGCAGTCAAAATTCTGAAAGCTTTGCGACACGACGACGAAGCTTTACGGCACCTGACTACATACCATATGAAGACAATGCTACTTCACCTATGTGATGGACAAATTGACATGTTCAAGTGGCAAAAACAAAACACcgattgttgttttttgttgctGTTAGAAAAATTACTCGAAGCCGTCCAAAACAGGCATCTGTGTCATTTTGTCCTGGAAGATGTCGATCTCTTTGATAATATTCCAGAggaaaccatgacaacaatttgTAATCGTCTGAAAATCCTGTGCTCAAGAGAGAAAGAATTAGGTCGTCTCCTGGATAAATAA